A portion of the Algisphaera agarilytica genome contains these proteins:
- a CDS encoding anti-sigma factor family protein, translating to MSNGMTPQEAHELFSGYADGELNEEQSLRALEQMAADPANTKRVLHQQQLKQACGRIMDSQDMRCPDALRDKICSIANEHTQEQPAPTSASVQEHDSPVIGRIGQWLAPIAVAATLFIGALVALSVMNSNRGYHSDGILTASLAQTFGERHVKCSIGQSAPYDGQLFPAEIGQLDDSLVQHVGQELDGAALDLSTLGYEYKLAGFCPLPGDKSVHVMYENDKGQMLSLWIKAYDGKPTLDPGVPYIPPTDHTEQPMMVWREGDMVFYLVGDTMDDVKQAQPSIHLASAL from the coding sequence ATGAGCAACGGCATGACCCCCCAAGAAGCGCACGAACTCTTCTCTGGCTACGCCGACGGCGAGCTGAACGAAGAACAGAGCCTCCGCGCCCTGGAGCAGATGGCCGCCGACCCGGCGAACACCAAGCGGGTCCTGCATCAGCAACAGCTCAAGCAGGCGTGCGGACGCATCATGGATTCGCAGGACATGCGGTGCCCGGATGCACTGCGTGACAAGATCTGCTCGATCGCCAACGAACACACCCAGGAACAGCCCGCTCCGACAAGCGCGTCGGTACAGGAACACGACAGCCCCGTGATCGGCCGCATCGGCCAATGGCTCGCCCCGATCGCGGTCGCCGCCACGCTGTTCATCGGGGCGCTGGTCGCCCTGAGCGTGATGAACTCCAACCGGGGCTACCACTCCGATGGCATCCTCACCGCCAGCCTCGCGCAGACTTTCGGCGAGCGTCACGTGAAATGCTCGATCGGTCAGTCCGCCCCCTACGACGGCCAGCTCTTCCCCGCTGAAATCGGCCAACTCGACGACTCGCTCGTGCAGCACGTCGGCCAGGAACTCGACGGCGCCGCCCTCGATCTCTCGACCCTGGGCTACGAGTACAAGCTCGCGGGCTTCTGCCCGCTCCCCGGCGACAAGTCGGTCCACGTCATGTACGAAAACGACAAGGGCCAAATGCTCTCGCTGTGGATCAAGGCCTACGACGGCAAGCCCACCCTCGACCCCGGCGTGCCCTACATCCCGCCGACGGACCACACCGAGCAGCCCATGATGGTCTGGCGTGAAGGCGACATGGTCTTCTACCTCGTCGGCGACACCATGGACGACGTCAAACAAGCTCAACCCTCCATCCACCTCGCCTCGGCGCTCTGA